Part of the Oreochromis aureus strain Israel breed Guangdong linkage group 20, ZZ_aureus, whole genome shotgun sequence genome, GAGCTTATCACTTTAATCCTAAAGAGGAACTATACTACTCATTTCTAGCTCCGTATGGAGAAAGGAGGGTCGCCTGTCTAATCTACTGACTGTAACTGTTACAATATTATTCTTTCTCTTCATTTTAGCATTattgaaacaaataaaatgtgttttatgaggAGTGACAGATGAGGATTGTCTCAATAAATGCAATTTTGttcatacattttttaaaatcctttctgcattaaaatgactgaaaatcagtCACTGACATGAGAACATTTTATAATATCTGCcacagacagagaaaacagTATAGGTGTTAGACATGAATAGATCCAAACTCACTCATTTAAGTCACTAAAATAACCCAGTCAAGTTAAAGCTGCAACTAACAAACCTTCACACTTTTAATACGACCCCCGATCTACATACTAAAGGCCATACTGATCAAACTATAAAGTTTGTTTACTTTGTTGTagattacttttttttgttttaatatatatttttctaccTTTTTCTGGCTTTATTGGGCAGATACAGTGAAGACTAACAGGAAAGCAGAGGGAAAAAGAGAGGGGGAGACGTGCTGCAAAGGGCAGgttggatttgaacccaggctGGCCGCTCTCAGACATGCGGCATACAGCATGTTGATCACTTTTTGCTAACTAGGAATCCGCAAAGAGTGACTGCAGAGTAAATGACTAATCTAATATTGAAAATGAATAATGGTAGCAACCAATGCTACCTctcagcctcctagtagatgCACCTACGGCATCAATTACAAAATCCTACTGTATGTCACCTTGTTTTCAAGTTATCGCGTCCATAGGATTTTGAgtaaacttgacctctgaccttgaccaTGTGGTCGAGGTCACAAAGATTCAAACTTGTCTGAGATTTTTTGTAGATATACACATGGCATCAATTTGAAGCTCCTTCATTCTcgagttatcgcattcacaaacttgagTATCCACATTGTGCGTCCACCTGGCAGGGTGATGACAACACCCCGTCAGCCTTTTATGGCTGAGCGGCAAAAAGGTTTAAAAGGAGGTGAAGGTTAAAACCAGGTGTATCACTGTGTCGGATGACTGACCTGAGGGGACAGACGAGGAGATCTTCTAACTGGCTTCGGTCCATGTCCTGGAGGATCTGACCCCGACTGCATCACTGATCCACGCAGATCGACCTGAATCAAAAATAACAAAGACACATGAAGAAGAACCTTCACACCTGCGAGCCAGAACAAGCCTCGTTACAGAGGAGTCACGACTGTGTAATGTGTGAATGAGAATCCAAACTAATTAAATCCTTTAATTAACCTCAAATAGCACAGAACCAAGTATGCTGAAACTGAGAAGACTTTTTGTTTACTTAAATCTCTCTGCTCACTTTGAATTTGAGACTGAAGAGTTTcgtcaccttttttttttttttttaaactacactctgtaaacatctgggaactCAGGAGACCAGCTTTATAAGCCGGCCACTTTTCTGATTACTTAAAACTGTTTTCACCATAATtgcaaacaagaaggggctcagagctgatccctgatgtaatcccactCTCACCTTGAACCCATCACTGTCACGCCACCCTCACATGCTTCCCCACTACTCCTGACTTCCTCTCTGGGTACCATGTAATAAACTTTCTCTAGATCCACGAAGACACAGTGAAGCTCCTTCTGATTTTCTCTATACTTCTCTATCaacactctcaaagcaaacatcacatctgcCAAGCTCTTTCTCAGCATGATCCATACTGCTGCTCCTTAACCTAACTTCAACAGCTCTTTCCCATATCTTTATTCTCACACTCATCAACTTTATCTATCTGTAGTTACTCAGCTCTGCACATCACCCTTGCTCTAGAAAATCTGTACCAGTACACTTCTTCTCCATTCCTCAAGCATCATCTCCTTCTCCAGGAGTGATTGTGTTATTTTCAAAGAATGTCTTCCTAGACATTCTTTGAAAAAGATACCAGTCTGCTTCTGTTTATGCAGGTTTTTGTCTCTCTAAGCTCTTCTCATCCCTTCAGCCTGCGCAGTGGTATCTTCTGATTTCAGAGTAGCTTTTCTTCTTCCTACTGTCGCCAAGTCCTGATCAATTCATTCATTGGTTTCTCTCTGTTATTATTGTTGACCTTAAAAAAATGACTACTACTGTAAGTTATGGATGCATATATAGTTGAACTGAACtatgtttcttgtttttcatatttctttagaattatttaattattatttaattattttaattatttaatatattttaatatatctGTCACACCTTCAGCTCAGTTTCACGTTGATGCATAAATGCTTTTTCTAAGATCATGATCGTGGCCAGGACCGGGACCGGGACCGGGGTCATCCTCTCTCGGTGTAAATAGTGAAGCAGCAGAGACTGTTAGCCTCCTGCTAGCTTGTTCTTAGTATGAAACACCCAGACTGAGCGGATaaactgggactcacagtcagccGAAAACATCCACACCCTGAAACCAGGTCAAAATCCGTCTGAAGACCCGCTGCAGCCTCCGGAACCGGGACGACCAGGAAGTGTACTGTTTGTTTCCGAGCCACTGAGCGCCAACCGTACACCGCTACCGTCGGAGGCGTTTGACGTCACCGAGCAGCGTAGCCAGGGGTGTGGCGCGCGCCGGgacttttttaataatttaaaactaaaaaccGTTAGAGATCGATGTCGCGAGCTTTTCTCTTAATCTCTATAGATTCATATGTGCTTAAGACAAATAGCGTCTTCAAAATGTAGGTTGTATTATTATGGTTGggtttttgttctgttgttttacaaaaaaaaatttcctttttgctgtttaattttaataataatactattaTGTCTTTCCTAATATTATACTATGGCTGTTTATTCACACTAAAAATGACAATGATGtatagttttttcttcttctgcctaataacataaaataaaactgaatttaattacaATCAATTCTAGATTTCATATCTTTCTCATGAATTCTCTGCTTTATGTTGCATGTATGAAATTTTACTggtctattaaaaaaaacatgttgggtAGCCAGTTTATTGTTGTGGTGCAGTTTAAAGTAAATTGGTGCAGCACTGGCATTCACTCGAAGAACAGAAAAGCTCAGAATCAGCACAAATAATGAGATATCAAACTttattgaaacatttttaacaaataACAACATACTGATAACACTGAGGATAAAAACAGATATAAAAAAGGAGACACTGAGATCGAAATGAAGGGTTTCCTCTCAGAGGGAAATTAATGTCACACAGAAAAGTTTGACTTTCATCAATATACAAACAAGAGTTCTTTATCAggacatttcattttatttatttaattaattaatttcacttgacttcagctctttgtgctTAAAAGTAATTTCCCTATGCTTACCCCATTGGCTGTTTATTCACTTAGACTGAAGTAAGAGTCAATCAAGTCACAGAATCCATCTTTTTATGgctagcatttttttttcttctatgctTACTTATTTTTGATGATCCCATGGGGGAAAGTTTAAACTGATATTTACacaatttttatttaaactgcaaCAGGCTCACattgtaaaaagaaacaagGAGGAATGACTTGTAACAAGATGACTTAGAGATTTATAAAATGTGTGCATCTTTAGTGAACATGTAGTGTTTCATCATCAACCTTAAGACATTTCCAAAGCACAGTCACATTTCAGATTGGTCGGATGTGGGTAGTGTAATACTTGTAGGTTAAACTGAACGAGAGCAGCTTTCCAGTAGGAGGACACATGAGCACCTCTTTAGACATCATGGCTCATTCAGGATCAAATGTGATCATATTTGTGTGTCCAGTCATCCCCAACTTATTAAAACTAATAGTGAGGATACAACTGCCCACAAAGCTAAGCTGAGATCCAGCAGATATTGGAGTGTTACCTAAGCAGAAGGTTTATTTGAGTGTTCATCCATGGATTGTAAGAGCTCAGGTTTCCTACATTAGTAGTGTgaatatgaaatataaaaacgGTTTGACTTCCTAAAATCAGATGAGGTCTGAGTTTGAATGAGGCTGGAGTCAGAATCAAAtctctcttgttttttgttcactGGTGAATGAAACGTTGCTCTGACTCACCTTCCCACAAATTTCCACAATAAAATTGCAAACGAGCATTAAACTCATCCAGGAAAACGTCTGCCTGACGTCACCTGTCTACCTGTCCTTGGCAGAGCGCAGGTCGGTGGTGATTGGGTCATGCTGGATGGTCTGGTGCAACATCAGAGCCAATAAACCGGCTCGGTTGGTCATGGCGGTCCTCAGATTCCTCTCCTGCTCGAACAGCTCGTCCAGTTTATACCACtgacagagacaaagagagagttAGAAACATCCAGGTGTGTCTTAATGTTAATGACGAGGCACTAAATTAAGTTTGTATGAATAGAGATACCACTCGGACTCTCTCCAGGTCGACTTCGGCGCGGCGAAGTTTCTCCCAGCAGTAATGCTTGTTGCACTTCCTCTTAGACACCCGACAGAACTCGCCGGTGGGCTCAAACACGTCTTTGACCAGAGGACATCCGCACACCTCGTCTGCTGGGACCTGCAACAGGGAGTCAATAACAAAGAGTCAGGAAAATGTCTGCCTGACTTTGAGTCCAGAGCCAGGACCAGAGTCAGGACTAACTAGCCTAGTCAGCACCAGCTAGTCCAGAGTCAGGACCAAAGACTCCAGAGTCTGGAAACAGTCAGGCCTGACTGCCTGACTCTGAGTCTCTGAGCCCAAAGTCAGGACCAGAGTCCAGGACCAGCTAGTCCTGACTTTGTACTCTTCTCCGGACTCTGAGTCCAGACTCAGGACCACATGCCACATTAAAACTTATGTATCATCCAAATTCTGATGTTAAGTCCTTTAAAGACTTGAGACAGTAAGTTAACGtgaacagaaacattttttaaatatccaCAGCTGATAAGTTTTGTAAGAGCACACCAACATAATATTTTAGAGCCCGACAGACAtttgctaaaataaaaataaaaagttctCCATTGAGTTTAAGCAAGCGAGGAAAAAAGCAGCGAATTAAAGCCTTGATCGAGTCataagttgttttttgtagacATAAACAAACCTTTGGATCTCTGGAGTGTTCGGGACATAAAACCTGCAGCCGCTTACAGTACGTCTTACTTTGAGGATTGTAGACATCGCAGAATAACCTGGTGGCtctgagagacacagagagagagatgagacacaaacagagagacGGGTAAAGACAGGAGGGACGGACAGATGCACGGTCTTACCCCTCTATGCGTGTTGGATACATGGAACCAAACGATGTTTGACTCTCATACTGTCggacaaagaaacagaaagatcaGATTAAACAGTCTTCCTTTTAAATCAAGTTGATGACTACATTACCCACATTTTACCTCAGAACAGCTGACTGTCATGTTAGGGGATGTAAAACTAGCTGTTGTGCCATAACCACCATATGCCTGCTAATATTCTGACTTAATGTGCAGACTCAGACCAATGTTGTTAAATCAGGAGGACCTCAGGGGTGCTAGGTTACATCAATAATCTTTTAGGGAGAACTTATTATCCTCATTTATTATTAAACTCCAGAAGAGTAGCTCTTTTAAACAGAAGATTTGAACAGCAGCATTGGGTGAATTTGCTAAAGGTCATTTCACTGGCTTATTGTGGCCTTTGTTGCCACATTGCTGTTAGTACCTTCCTGTTTGATCACCTCATTAAGGCAGTTGTAATTCATAACCAATTCAGACCCCAGGTGgacacacttcctgtttctttaaGCTAACCTTAGCGTAGCATCGCTCCATATGACGCAGAGCCACCTTTGGATTGACGGGGTGACTGCAGGAAACACAGAAGATCTGAAAGTCTGTGTCGTCACCGTCACCCTCAgtcacctgcagagacaaacagagagacgCAGATGAGACCAACTAACAGCTGATCACACTAACAGCGGAGTGCACTGGGTGGCTGCGGTTGCCACAGACCTCCTCGTGCTGTTGGACTTGCTGAAGTTTGGCGTTGGCGATGATGCCTTCTAGCTCATGGAAGCGTTTCTCCATCAGCGTGAGACGCATCCTCGCCGCCTGCTGCTCTTTCCTGATCCGCTCCAGCTGTCTGCGTCCAATCTCCTCGGCAATGCAGGGACTCTGCTGCCACTGCTGGATCCTCTGAGGCAGGATCTCATAGATGCGACTGAGAGACAGAGACGAGGCGTCAAAGAACCAACAGATTTCAGAAACATGTACTGTTTTTGAGAAACCAATGTACACCAAGTTAACAGAGAATTTGATGTTTGCTTTCTGGATAAGTTTGAGGTCCTGGGTGAAACCCCAGAGTACACAGTAATAGGGTGTACACGGCACCTAATTCATGGCACTAGAAGTGCTGGCACAAATCATATTTTGCTATCATCTCGGGCGGTCATGCACAATTTTGGTGGTTTTTACCGCCAATCTTTTTTACCTCAGTGCAGAAGCACAGAGTATCAGATTATACAGCGAGGAGATGCTGCAACAGCTTCATGAGACTCTGGAGAAAACCTTGGAGAAAAGAATCTTGGCAGTTTCTTCCCTTTTGGTTCAACTTCTCCTCGTCATCAGTGATGATGCAGAGGTTTTCTCTGAGTGGCAACACCTATCGTTTACTGCAGCGGTATATGTGATGATATCACCACCAAAACCAAAGCGGTGAGCAAAACATGCTCTTAAATAGTCCGATCTATGCTAAGCAGCTGAGCTGGATGCTGTTTGGAATTGTGTGAGAAGAATGGGAAGCCAGTCAAATTCACATTAGGCAAGTCCTCTCACCTTCTCAGAGCTGCTGCACAGCAACGtgactgaacagaaaaaaaaacaatcaatgaCAGCAATGAACGTGTTTCACCTCTGGAAAGATGACCAAAGGAGTTTTGTATTTCAGAAATAACCTGCCACATTGTGTTTGGAACAAACAGTATGCACTTCTTTTTTCACGTGTAAAAAGGGTTAATGGACTCAACGGTCCAATTAGATACGGTAAGTGACTTCGCCGTTATAACTTGTGTCTAAAAGGAATCTTGATACAAACTTTCTAAATTCAGCAGTTCTAAAATTCTCTGGCGGGGTCGCCGTGTCAGCCCGTGTTGTGTTCACATGAACATTTAGATGATCTCAGACTCACTTGGCGGCGAGCTTCATGCCGCACTCCTCAGAGCAGTATTTGGAGTTGGCCCTCGCCGGCTCGATGCATCCTGGACCCAGACACTGCCTCAAACCTCCGCTTACTTCTTTgactcctccctctcctgctcgCTCACTGTGCCGCACACGCTCTCTGTGACGCTGCTTCACTTTGTGCCGTCGAGGCTTCACCTCCTCTTTCGGAACAGACACGGACTTCTGCAGGTGGACAGCTATGTTAGTGACATCATCAGTGACATCTGTGGTCAGGTGATCTAACCGCCCTCACCTTCTTCTCCGGTTTCTTCTCGTGTCTCTTCACATGTTTCACCTTCACCGCCTTCTTCCTCAGAGAGTCGGACTGAGCATCATCCTCTTCACTGTGCCACACCTGCAACACGAAGATGTgtcacgcacacaggaagtgccTGTCTGGCAGCTGATTGGTTGGAAACACCTGCACACACTGACCAGGTCTCTGTATCCGGCAGCTTTGTATTGCTCGTACAGCTCCAGCTCGCTCTCACTGAAACCCTCCTCCTcgtcatcttcctcctcctcagtgtgATGCCCTGGCCCTTTTCTCGACAGGCTCCGCCCCCTGGCCCCGCTGCGACTCATCTCCTCATCCTTGACCCGAAGCATCTTCTGCTCAGAGAACATATGCAGAGTAAACAGCATCATTAGTACAGCAATAATGAACATCTCTCGCCAATCTTTAACAATCAGGACGAGTTAGCAGTTCACCATCAATTTGAATCCCTTGTTAAAGGTGACCCATTATGCCTTTCTTTCATATATACCTGTATTTATAAAGTATTTTCTAATCTTACTGACTACTCAAAGCCCAGGAATCACTCGCCAACCAGTCCAGGAATTCACATTTTTCCTTTGCTATgctgccaggtctctcttggaaatgagattttaaatctcaatgagatttttacctgaataaataaaggactaaaaaaaaaatcagtgcttGTATCCAGTCCAACATGTTGGACCACTCACAAGCATTATATGCATGATGTCACGTGagaaacatctaaaaaaaaaaaaaaagtatggagCAGGAACCAACCAGCCCCCAGTCCAAAAAGCCCCATCGCTACGGTAACCAGAGACAAAGATCCAGAACTTTAACCTCGCAGTTATAATCGATACATTTTACACTGATGTCAATATGTAACTCTTTTCGTCTTACTGACCAATCAAAGCACTTTAATGCTTTACTTAAAGAATCTGAAACTATAGGAGAACTGTGTAACAGCAAAGATGGTGGGAGAAGTATGCATTTCAGGGTCAAAGTCCAAAAACTTTTAGCAGTTTCTTTCAAATCAGGTTTGAATAATGATTTTatagaagcttttttttttttaaaaagatccaGGTTACTTTGAAATTAAAGTTAATTTATATAATTCTTCAAGAGAACTGTTCAAATAAATCCCCAGAGGGATTCAGATGAGTGCCAAGTGTAGAGATCTGCTCCCAGATCAGATCTGGGCATCGTATGGACCAGCAGCCACGTGTGCCAACAAAGGGAAATTAGGattcaaattttaaataattatataatcaTGTAGTTTGTGccatttaaaacattaaacagtcTTTGATCAACTCTCCATCAGAGAATGCCTTActgtttttttacagttttgtggGAAATTATAACACAGCCttggtgcttttattttgaaggcaaaataaaaaagaatttacatatgtttgtgtatgCAAGCACATTGGACGTTTATGAGATATGTGAGTTTGCTATCCCTGAAAGAGTTCAactcacataaaaaaaaattaaaggctCATAAAGAATGTCGAGTTTTTAACGACACATGGATGCCCAAGTATTGATTTAATGAAGTCGAAGGTAACTGGTTCTTATTTTGTTGAGAGCAGACTGCTGAGTTAAAAGATTACAGTTTGATTCACCATTACAAGACTAAACATGCAGAGAAATACGAGAATATGACTGATGCAGACCAGGAATAGACATCTAAACCTCTAGTAAACCTGCAAAAGCAACAAGGTCTTTTTAACCAAGCTTTAAGCATCCAGGGATGGAGAAGTCAACACAAGCTTTGTGATTTCCTGCAgaatcacaaaaaacacaaggcCACACTCTGATGGGGACATTATTTAAGAGTGATTGGTGGACTAAACAAGCAACACTAATAGAATGAGGGGGAAAAAGCATTCAAAGCATTTGAAAATGTGCTCCTCTCCAGATAAACTGTAACAACACGGATCAAGGACATCTGGAGCTTTATCTGAAAAACAAAGTGGACTGTTTAGAGTTTTTTCCTCCTTGGCTCTGGACGACTGTTACACAGCCCAGTCACTCATCTTTGTCCATGGGATAAGGACCGAGTTTGAGATTACAGACGAGCTGGGAACAATGCACTCGACCAGAACTCTGGCAGGGAGTGGATTTTTTCCCACACAGGTAACTACATGCTTGGATAGGCTGAGGCTGAAATGGCACAAACTGGAAGGTGTGGATGCGAGACAGAGTGACTGAAATGGGCATTTCTGCAGTGCAGTACACACCACAAAGTGTTGGGTAACAAGCGCTAAAAATTAACCATGCTGCTGATGTGTTAACCAAAATAGTTAACTACATCAGGGCAGGAGCACTAAACCACAGACAGGCAGTTGCACTTTTAGAGGAGCATAAGGCTAAACATAGTGATATAAGCTACCGCATCACTATCAGGTGGCTCAGCCTGGGCAAAGGGCTAAAAAGAGTCTGGGACCTGAAAGCAGAAATGGTTttgtgaaaagaaaagacacTCCAGAGCTCtcagacacagaacagaaggCATATCTTGAATTTGCTGTTGACATGTTTGCACTAATGAATGGACTAAATACAGCACTGTAAGGTAGGGGCCTGTGAATGTACAGCCCAGTGAAGGCTTTCATGAAAAAGTTGGAGTTTCTAATCAGAGAGCAACATTTTTACTGACATGCTAACAGTGAAAGAAGCCATAACATCAGCTTATCACTTCAGATGGTACTCATGTATGTCAGGAGTCCTGCATGATGAGTTTTCAAGGCAATCTGAAGACTTCAAAACAGTTAAGAGCTAACTGTCCTCAGCTGCAGTGTGGATAATGCATCCAGTGAACTCAGTGATCTGCAGTCTGATTCGCTGCTAGCAGAGCTCTTCAAGTCAGTATCACTGCTGGATTTTTATTCTTCTCTCAAAGAGGAGAACTTTGCACACATAAGGACACGTACTCAGAAGATGTTAGCTCTCTTTAAAGCTAACATCCATCtttaaatgtaaacaaacattCTCACAAAGGAAGCTTAACAAATCCTGATACAGATCCTCTCTCAGCAACAGTCACCTGTCTGCTGTGCTTTGCATTCCCAGCTCAGACATTGAACCAAACTTTAAAATCAACTGGTCAAGCTTAAAGAGGTTCTCTCCCcgaagaagagaaaaaacctgaaaatctgccgatgaaaaaaataaactacaagaaaaacagcaacaactttGCATATCTTTGAAATTCTCTGGTTTCTCATGTAGCCACTTGGGAAAATGAATTGCCCACCTGCTCTAGAATGACTCTGACAGTCACTGAATCCTCAGATCTACAGTGACTATAAGATTGTAGATGTATCGCCCCCAAAGCAAAGAAGCCAGACAACACAAGAACCAGGAAACACGAGCAATTTATGATGAAATTAAAATTCTGTAATATTCATCCTCTAACTAGATGCAACAAGGAAATCAAAGATGAATTCTGCTGCATCATTTCCACATTTAAAGTGAACTTTTCTAGCAGTTACTAAAGTACTGCAGGATACATTTCACCTGTTTGATTAGCATTTCAGGAAACTACAAAACTCTGATGTGCATATTTGATTTGTTCTGTCATTGATTTAAATAACCAGCATTAACTACCTTTTCTCAGAGTTACCTGTCTGCTGCTCCAGTCCTTCCTGGTtgaacaaaacaggaaatggagGGTGGAGCTGGTTAAAATGCAGAGGGCTAACAAATGGACCAAACCACTCGCTGTGACAGCACGGGGGGGGTGGGGGATCTGTGTACCGAGTTTAGTTATTGTCTCTGTGGTTTTTCCCCTTTGTGTTTAACAAGCGTTGCTTTGCTACGTTCAGACCTCGCTCTTCTGGTTAGACCAGTTCTTCTTTTGTTATCTTTTTCTGAGCAGTGCTCTGTTCAGCTGACCTTCTTTATGGACCCAGCTATTTGCTAACCTCgactttttccttcctttgttgttttaatgtgaCTTTGTGATGGCCTGGGTTAAATAGACACCCAGCTTGCAGTTGAACTACCTGTGTCTGTAGTTTGACTGAAAGTCTCCAacattttgtgtctttttctccCTCAAGTCTTAAAAAAAACGAACTGGATCAATTTCACACCACAACTTGAACCTGAAACAAGACGCTTTAAAAGGTTCTTGAAACCATGAAATGATTTACAAAGTTTTGCAAGACTAAAGTTTTAATAAATGTGCCATGACTTTACAGTTTCAGTTATACGGTGTACCTTGAACTCTTGAACCtattttaaatgtgtcattCCTCTGTTACCCTGTGCTGGTCAGTGTTTACAGCCTGACTCACTCATTTACAAAAGCAAATATGAAGGATCGCTGCTGCCAAGGCTGCGTGCAGCAGAAGCTCAGCAAAACTACGATTCATCAGTTCCAGTCAGGCTGCAGTAATGTAGTAACTACGGTGGACCAAGAGTGCCAAAAATGAATTAATcaaatacatcattaaataattaattaaatgtgtcaatatttaatgaaaattaacaattattaattaactgattaATTGTAACAGCAATagattagataaataaataatcaaatatgtctttaattaattttaattggAAATACAAATCTAATCATTTTTAAacgataagataagataagatctttattgtcactgttacaagaataATGAAAGGCAGTTCGTCATCTCTCCATTAGCAGTGTGTAGagtttttacattaaaattactttagaataaaacatgaaagaTACATAGATACATACACGTGTATACAAGTTATATATGCTGTAAGGTGCAATACAACGGAGCAGGTGCAATATAAGGTACAATGTAATCTTTGGTAGTGCACATTGAGTAAGAGGTAGAGGCCAGAGGTAGGAATGTTGGTAGCattattataataaattatattaattagaCCTGCtattaattataataaataagGTTCATAAATAGAATATTTAAATGAAgcaaattaaattttaatgaattagGTATATCTTTATTTAATATATGACACATTTAATAAGTTATTTAATGATGTAGTTATTTAAGCCATATTGGCACTTGTGGCCCTTTATAAGAAAGTAACCAGCTACGTTATTAGTATTCAGCAATTAGACAAATAAATGTAATGAAACTGTCTACCGGCTGACCTGCTGTGGTTTTGACTGTTAAATTTTCTCATGTATGAGCAGCGGCTGTAGTGCTGTGAAGGCAAGGCATGTGTAAGTGTAAAAcaaagcgcacacacacatgtccGCAAATATGGAGCATTTGAAAGCAGTTTAATCCTGATGTATCTATTGTTACCTTAATGAGCTTTAAAACGTTACGTCTTTCCCGTgaatagcacatttaaacagacaCTAACAGTTCCTGATATATCACGGTCCAAGAAGATGGTGACACAGCAGGAGCAGACTATCACACTGTCTGCCTCAGTTTCAGGGATTTTTATTTGCCTCCGATCCACTCGCACATTTTCACTGTAACATTTTAACAGCATTCGTTACTATGACGACGAGGTTTATTCACGTACCCGGGCTCGGACCTCACACTGCCGGAGGCGGCACTTCTGTCTGATTTTGTTCGGGCCTCCAAACTTCTTCATGTCTTTACAGAAGTCGCACTGAGCGCAGTCCTCCGTCCTCAGGCAGGCGTCACACTCTCCACACATCCTCGCCGAACGCTTGATCTGGAAACACGAACAAGGAAACCGAAGCGATGTGAATGGCATCAACACTCCAGGTGTCCCAGGAAAACCCGGATTGGGACTGGAGCTTCATCCTAAGCACTTAAAGGAGTTAAATGTTTGAAAATTTAGATGTAAGAGCAGCTAAAATTGTCAGCTGATGGATACGGAAAGAAAGAAGTTGAAGGTTAAGATACTTTAGCTAGTAGCAAGTAAAAGTTAGTTTGATCCTCTGAGGTGTAAGTAAGCCTAACCCCAGCCTGAGCAGTTAAAGTGCTGGCTGAACTGTGTCATGTGATGCGCTGGGTACCTGTGAGCCCCGCCTCTTGTCAGTCTTCTGTTGGGGGGTGGAGCTTCCATCTCCATCAGTTTTGTCATCTCTCTCCGGCTCCgactctctctcctccttcatcttcttctgACGGTATTTAAT contains:
- the LOC116335466 gene encoding CXXC-type zinc finger protein 1-like; translation: MSEEAAGAERAPEEEEEEEGEEGGGRGGKVEGGEEGDGGGGRGGFPMDTMSAPVYCVCRKPDINCFMIGCDSCTEWFHGDCIGVSEKAAKAIRVWYCPPCRNRDSSLEIKYRQKKMKEERESEPERDDKTDGDGSSTPQQKTDKRRGSQIKRSARMCGECDACLRTEDCAQCDFCKDMKKFGGPNKIRQKCRLRQCEVRARKMLRVKDEEMSRSGARGRSLSRKGPGHHTEEEEDDEEEGFSESELELYEQYKAAGYRDLVWHSEEDDAQSDSLRKKAVKVKHVKRHEKKPEKKKSVSVPKEEVKPRRHKVKQRHRERVRHSERAGEGGVKEVSGGLRQCLGPGCIEPARANSKYCSEECGMKLAANRIYEILPQRIQQWQQSPCIAEEIGRRQLERIRKEQQAARMRLTLMEKRFHELEGIIANAKLQQVQQHEEVTEGDGDDTDFQIFCVSCSHPVNPKVALRHMERCYAKYESQTSFGSMYPTRIEGATRLFCDVYNPQSKTYCKRLQVLCPEHSRDPKVPADEVCGCPLVKDVFEPTGEFCRVSKRKCNKHYCWEKLRRAEVDLERVRVWYKLDELFEQERNLRTAMTNRAGLLALMLHQTIQHDPITTDLRSAKDR